One region of Citrus sinensis cultivar Valencia sweet orange chromosome 6, DVS_A1.0, whole genome shotgun sequence genomic DNA includes:
- the LOC102616896 gene encoding adenylate kinase 1, chloroplastic, with amino-acid sequence MAALSRLSKPSSKFFANITRSVYFYSSASAAPEPEIKSYFQNHNFARKAPKDRNVQWVFLGCPGVGKGTYASRLSKFLGVPHIATGDLVREELASSGSLSQQLSEIVNQGKLVSDEIIFNLLSKRLEAGQAGGESGFILDGFPRTVKQAEILEEVMDIDLVVNLKLCEDVLLEKCLGRRMCSQCGGNFNVANINVKGGNGNPSISMAPLLPPAHCMSKLITRADDTEEVVKERLRVYNEKSQPVEEFYRNRGKLLEFDLPGGIPESWPKLLEALNLDEYEEKQSAAA; translated from the exons ATGGCGGCCTTATCACGCCTATCAAAACCCTCTTCAAAATTCTTCGCTAATATAACAAGATCTGTATACTTTTACTCTTCGGCTTCGGCAGCGCCTGAGCCTGAGATCAAATCTTACTTTCAGAACCACAATTTCGCGCGTAAAGCTCCCAAGGACAGAAATGTTCAATGGGTTTTCTTGGGCTGCCCTGGCGTCGGCAAGGGCACCTACGCCAGCCGCCTCTCCAAGTTCCTCGGCGTCCCTCATATCGCCACCGGTGATCTCGTTCGCGAAGAACTCGCCTCCTCTGGCTCCCTCTCTCAGCAG CTTTCGGAGATTGTAAACCAAGGTAAGTTGGTTTCAGatgaaattatattcaacTTATTGTCGAAGAGACTTGAAGCTGGGCAAGCCGGAGGTGAATCGGGTTTTATTCTTGATGGTTTTCCTAGGACAGTGAAACAAGCG GAAATACTGGAAGAGGTGATGGACATTGATTTGGTTGTTAATCTAAAGCTTTGTGAAGATGTCTTGCTTGAGAAATGCCTTGGTAGAAGAATGTGCAGTCAGTGTGGAGGAAATTTCAATGTCGCCAATATCAATGTCAAGGGTGGGAACGGGAACCCTTCAATTAGCATGGCCCCCCTTCTTCCCCCTGCCCATTGTATGTCGAAGCTAATCACTCGAGCAGATGATACCGAAGAAGTGGTTAAAGAAAGGCTTCGTGTTTACAATGAAAAG AGTCAGCCTGTGGAGGAATTCTACCGCAATCGAGGAAAATTGTTGGAATTCGATTTACCCGGAGGAATCCCAGAATCCTGGCCAAAGTTGTTGGAAGCTCTAAATCTTGATGAGTATGAGGAAAAGCAGTCTGCTGCTGCATAA